In Aspergillus fumigatus Af293 chromosome 2, whole genome shotgun sequence, a genomic segment contains:
- a CDS encoding syntaxin family protein: MDGNRVTTSDCHYYCGAQMMRKWQINPSPAEKASSSPSIIVNHYPRPSTTAGCPGLIFQASHGRYTCHIPRPNRGHNCCFKMPNPSQLFLLADHIKLSLLERQRAISLNLEPNSQDGEISRSLESLREGIESVESEVSRLGEANDVAAIDLKDQLHYLQSQYRDLSSQFHEQDDSVLDSDFSNVKKSSPDLKQPIPQHPPSKSVRFMDSAAEDADENRRNLFQPYRDSPSPPSPDHSNMSNQQIYDHHAETLREQDEQLDRLGESIGRQHQLSIQIGDELEGHIALLDGMDGDVDRHQRRLDGARKRLDKIRKRAGENWSMMTIIGLIIILVILIVILK, encoded by the exons ATGGATGGAAACagggtgaccaccagcgatTGCCATTATTATTGCGGGGCGCAGATGATGCGGAAATGGCAGATCAACCCGTCGCCGGCCGAGAAGGCCTCATCCAGCCCATCCATCATTGTCAACCACTATCCAAGACCGTCAACGAC CGCTGGGTGTCCTGGTCTCATCTTCCAGGCTTCCCACGGTCGTTATACCTGTCACATACCTCGCCCGAATCGAGGCCACAACTGCTGTTTCAAAATGCCGAACCCATCTCAGTTATTCCTCCTTGCTGATCACATCAAGTTGTCACTGTTGGAGCGGCAACGAGCGATCTCGTTGAATCTGGAGCCCAATAGTCAGGATGGAGAAATCTCCCGCTCTTTAGAATCTCTACGGGAAGGCATTGAATCGGTAGAATCGGAAGTATCGCGTTTGGGGGAAGCGAACGATGTTGCCGCCATTGATCTTAAAGATCAACTCCATTATCTACAGTCACAATATCGAGACCTTTCATCCCAATTTCACGAACAAGACGATTCGGTCTTGGACTCGGATTTCAGTAATGTCAAGAAGTCGTCTCCTGACCTGAAACAGCCTATTCCACAGCATCCGCCTTCCAAGTCTGTCCGATTCATGGATTCCGCAGCGGAAGACGCTGATGAAAATCGTCGCAACCTCTTCCAGCCATACCGcgactctccttctcctccaagtccgGACCACTCCAACATGTCCAATCAACAGATTTATGACCATCACGCTGAGACCCTCCGTGAGCAGGATGAACAGTTGGATCGGCTGGGGGAGTCAATCGGGCGACAGCACCAGCTCAGCATTCAGATTGGCGATGAGCTGGAAGGACACATCGCACTGCTTGATGGCATGGATGGCGATGTCGACCGGCACCAGCGACGATTGGATGGCGCGAGGAAAAGGCTGGATAAGATCCGAAAGAGGGCAGGTGAGAACTGGAGTATGATGACCATCATTGGTCTGATTATCATTCTAGTCATTCTGATTGTGATCTTGAAATGA
- a CDS encoding phytanoyl-CoA dioxygenase family protein, with product MTGSTSYLDALQRDGFVVIPSLLTAEEVEHFRAIATEATTLARTGQWPHFRTVPKQFPPWPKTAPPASEGGIWGVQHLLHPQMPNRTEFARFYFSEKVLAVAEELLGVKGTSTEATEPLVMELFNLLVAPETKDFELRWHRDDIPETVSPEEEMRLLQAKSPQGRQSHGQYNLALCPDSSLIVVPGSHRRVRTETERSAGPYEPELPGQLVVELRPGDAVFYDSNILHRGVYKAKSQEGEETRLTLHGSIGLKVSASGSDADEKVRATAVLQHGVGSWVHHEDAAFGIGERAEKMRANLIALGTGEGVGYSLQG from the coding sequence ATGACAGGCTCAACCTCTTACCTCGATGCGCTTCAGCGGGATGGCTTCGTCGTCATCCCCTCGCTCCTCACCgcagaagaagtcgagcACTTCCGCGCCATCGCTACAGAAGCAACAACCCTCGCCCGCACCGGCCAATGGCCTCACTTCCGCACCGTCCCCAAGCAGTTCCCGCCCTGGCCCAAAACCGCACCCCCGGCCTCCGAAGGCGGCATCTGGGGTGTCCAGCACCTCCTGCACCCGCAGATGCCCAACCGCACCGAATTTGCCCGGTTCTATTTCTCGGAGAAGGTGCTAGCAGTCGCGGAGGAGCTACTCGGAGTAAAAGGCACGTCAACCGAGGCTACAGAGCCACTGGTGATGGAGCTATTCAATCTGCTTGTCGCGCCGGAAACGAAGGACTTCGAGCTCCGCTGGCACCGCGATGATATTCCCGAGACGGTGTcgccggaggaggagatgcggTTGCTGCAGGCCAAGAGCCCGCAGGGTCGGCAGTCGCATGGGCAGTATAATCTGGCGCTGTGTCCGGATTCCTCGCTGATTGTGGTCCCCGGGTCGCATCGGCGGGTGCGTACGGAGACGGAGCGCAGTGCCGGGCCGTATGAGCCTGAGTTGCCGGGTCAGTTGGTGGTGGAGCTTCGACCGGGGGATGCGGTGTTCTATGATAGTAATATTCTCCATCGGGGAGTGTACAAGGCGAAGTCCCAGGAGGGTGAGGAAACGAGGCTGACGCTGCATGGGAGCATTGGGCTGAAGGTGTCGGCGTCAGGGTCCGACGCGGACGAGAAGGTTCGGGCTACTGCGGTACTGCAGCACGGTGTTGGTTCGTGGGTTCACCATGAGGATGCTGCGTTTGGTATTGGCGAGCGAGcagagaagatgagggcgAACTTGATAGCGCTCGGGACAGGTGAGGGCGTCGGATATTCTCTACAGGGCTAG
- a CDS encoding calcium-binding mitochondrial carrier protein yields the protein MAIGESKDERDQRVAKLWESLDVQKKGQLDINGLKKGFKRIDHPLKNADDMIRNILQTVDTNGDGYIDFSEFRAFVDHTEHRLWRLFESIDRNQNGVIDKNELRAAFSRSGITLSSAKLDAFFEDVDSNKDGVISYPEWRDFLLFLPAHSPSDLHAVFSYYTATGNLNPEGDVHINDLQGLGTDHSFLTRYLLAIKDILYNIFPVHSLTALVPPAYAEAGGTLLLGAALEHDSLALDDDFELEWLPIPRTVAMWMSFRNFEQKLTENTPQLGYFLAGGIAGAVSRTATAPLDRLKVYLIAQTGAKKSAAQVAKDGAPLKAAGFASRTLVGAVKELWRAGGIRSLFAGNGLNVVKVMPESAIKFGAYESAKRAFARFEGHNDPKRLQPTSQFLSGGFGGMVAQCFVYPLDTLKFRMQCDTVEGGLKGNQLIAATARKVWNKAGLLGFFRGLPLGLVGMFPYAAIDLSTFEYLKRALLARQARINHCHEEDVPLNNFTTGAIGALSGGFSASVVYPLNVLRTRLQAQGTVLHPTTYTGITDVARKTLQTEGPRGFYKGLTPNLLKVAPAVSISYVVYENAKRMLGLR from the exons ATGGCAATCGGCGAGTCCAAAGATGAACGTGACCAAAGAGTCGCAAAACTCTGGGAAAGCCTCGACGTCCAGAAAAAAGGTCAACTCGATATCAATGGCTTAAAGAAGGGTTTCAAGAGGATCGACCATC CGTTGAAAAATGCGGATGACATGATACGAAATATCCTGCAGACGGTTGACACCAATGGCGATGGATACATAGACTTCTCTG AATTTCGAGCCTTTGTCGACCATACCGAACACAGGCTATGGCGACTGTTTGAGAGCATCGATCGCAACCAAAATGGAGTGATAGACAAGAACGAACTAAGGGCTGCCTTTTCTCGTTCTGGGATCACATTGTCTAGCGCTAAACTAGACGCCTtctttgaggatgttgactCAAACAAGGATGGTGTCATTTCATATCCAGAGTGGAG GGACTTCCTTCTATTTCTTCCCGCCCATTCGCCATCCGACCTGCACGCTGTTTTTTCATATTATACAGCGACGGGAAATCTAAACCCGGAAGGAGATGTCCACATCAATGATCTGCAGGGTTTAGGTACAGACCACTCGTTTCTTACGCGTTATCTTTtggccatcaaagacattTTGTACAATATCTTCCCTGTCCACTCTTTGACAGCCTTGGTTCCACCAGCTTACGCCGAAGCCGGCGGGACGTTATTGTTGGGCGCCGCATTAGAGCATGATTCTCTCGCTTTAGACGATGACTTCGAGTTGGAGTGGCTGCCTATTCCTAGGACTGTCGCCATGTGGATGTCCTTCCGAAATTTTGAACAGAAGTTGACCGAGAACACTCCTCAATTAGGTTATTTTCTTGCGGGCGGGATCGCAGGCGCCGTATCAAGAACAGCCACCGCGCCTTTAGATCGACTTAAAGTTTATCTTATCGCCCAGACTGGCGCGAAGAAAAGCGCTGCTCAGGTAGCGAAGGATGGTGCTCCATTGAAGGCAGCTGGCTTTGCTTCCAGGACACTTGTCGGTGCCGTAAAGGAGTTATGGCGTGCTGGGGGGATACGGAGCTTGTTTGCCG GAAACGGCTTGAATGTCGTCAAAGTTATGCCCGAATCAGCCATCAAATTTGGAGCCTATGAG TCCGCAAAACGTGCCTTCGCTCGTTTTGAAGGACATAACGATCCTAAACGACTCCAGCCTACGTCGCAGTTCCTGTCCGGTGGATTTGGTGGGATGGTGGCCCA ATGCTTCGTCTACCCTCTCGACACCCTCAAATT CCGAATGCAATGTGACACCGTTGAGGGTGGTTTGAAAGGCAATCAACTCATCGCAGCTACTGCTCGGAAAGTGTGGAACAAAGCAGGCCTCCTGGGTTTTTTTCGTGGTTTGCCTCTAGGCCTCGTTGGCATGTTTCCTTATGCCGCCATCGATCTGTCAACCTTTGAATATTTGAAACGCGCTCTCCTTGCGCGGCAAGCCCGGATTAACCACTGCCATGAAGAAGATGTTCCTCTCAACAACTTCACAACAGGAGCGATCGGTGCTCTGAGCGGCGGGTTCAGCGCTTCCGTTGTTTACCCACTAAATGTCCTTCGTACCAGACTACAGGCCCAAGGCACTGTACTCCACCCCACAACATACACCGGTATCACTGATGTTGCGCGAAAAACACTTCAAACCGAAGGCCCCCGTGGCTTTTACAAAGGACTTACGCCAAATCTTCTCAAAGTAGCACCCGCCGTTTCGATCAGCTACGTTGTATATGAGAACGCCAAACGAATGCTTGGACTGAGATAA
- a CDS encoding class I SAM-dependent methyltransferase, translating to MSHPNPDEHILVDTSDEDSLCDAQSIIDSNFSLASTTRDYLYENGRRYHAYRLGHYPMPNDEEEQDRLAFMHHLFKLLVGGDLYRAPILNDGRPKRILDVGTGTGIWALEMADDFPDAEIVGTDLSPIQPNWAPPNCTFNVDDAESDWTFTPAEAFDYIHARSLGGGIGDWNRFLRQAYRHTKPGGWVEIQEYETWIRSDDGTIQRAPMLLDWQQKIDEASTRFGRPMNVASSLAGWMQEVGFVNVTDDSYKCPVGSWPKSPRLKEIGRVGKITLYEAVEPYTLALFTRVLGWSGEDAQKYVDKVRADLLRPDIHVYVAYHYVYGRRPANS from the exons ATGTCGCATCCGAATCCAGATGAGCATATCCTGGTTGAT ACGAGCGATGAAGACTCACTATGCGACGCTCAATCCATCATTGACTCAAATTTCAGTTTAGCCTCCACAACCCGTGACTACCTCTATGAGAATGGCCGCCGATACCACGCCTACCGACTGGGCCACTACCCAATGCCTAacgacgaggaagaacaagatcgGCTAGCCTTCATGCATCATCTCTTCAAACTGCTCGTAGGAGGGGATCTCTACCGCGCGCCGATCCTCAATGACGGACGACCGAAACGCATCCTCGACGTAGGCACGGGGACAGGCATCTGGGCGTTGGAGATGGCCGATGACTTCCCCGACGCAGAGATCGTGGGGACGGATCTAAGTCCCATCCAGCCCAACTGGGCGCCGCCCAACTGTACATTCAATGTCGATGACGCCGAGAGTGATTGGACGTTCACGCCAGCCGAGGCGTTCGACTACATCCATGCTCGGAGTCTCGGCGGGGGCATTGGCGATTGGAACCGGTTCCTGCGCCAGGCGTACAGGCATACCAAGCCTGGGGGTTGGGTCGAGATCCAGGAGTATGAGACGTGGATCCGTTCGGATGATGGGACGATTCAGCGCGCGCCTATGCTGCTAGACTGGCAGCAGAAGATTGATGAGGCGAGTACGCGGTTTGGCAGGCCGATGAATGTTGCGTCGAGCCTGGCAGGGTGGATGCAGGAAGTGGGGTTTGTGAATGTCACGGATGATTCTTACAAG TGCCCAGTGGGCTCATGGCCCAAGAGTCCCCGGTTGAAAGAAATCGGGAGAGTGGGCAAGATCACACTGTACGAGGCCGTGGAGCCGTATACTTTAGCGTTGTTTACTCGCGTGCTCGGCTGGAGTGGTGAAGATGCGCAGAAATACGTGGATAAAGTACGCGCGGACCTGCTGCGCCCCGATATACATGTATACGTTGCGTACCATTACGTGTACGGACGACGACCGGCGAACAGCTGA
- a CDS encoding Het-C domain-containing protein has product MTRRMSPGFNALIVVALLLVLLPAQVHAFGAGNIASISAVEGKNWRHGDIEDMLKTIAFIKGHKWTSTMVKRVYFGNWLRDYSQAMDVGTLKSLPADTIRILVWILSFLSFGYATAEFEVTSERLGVYRPEEHIDNPKDYADNQDARQYDSRLRGPIRQVELEIDPQTGMKNYIANERGDWATSTAYIKYSLARSIHYGRLYTSGGHHKGKEEDLCEALRCLGQGLHTLEDFAAHTNYCELALREMGFRNVFPHTGAATEMNIRGHRVFPLVTGTFGMVDFFHSVLGEATDHFTQSEVNEMDIALGDAQANSSGGSLSAFTGLLGKIPGTKDLIAEAEELKRRSDAQQYANQHGGQRTGYAHETSRGLDSYGSAVGRDLGESLSRASGPSQPSTSGGPAGPGLPGMPDFDPKKTVAQIYPILQFRDNVVRKLSSIIEKIPGLEALVEKVTETLTIFVMSLLAPFIRPIINAASNSLQAGSSSVIDASGKHQFEPWTNPHCTDPTHSMLSKDHFSNILNEPAGRVASAILKYVAPRVLYAWEHPEVPEQQVLDDCLCVFHHPALRDMHNEAHRTMFEAVQNWAHSRPDRGASLNDILSSEGVRAGKNNGGEVGHSHASTGFAALGGNRPSHAAYQQQHPPHQQPHPQQQQSSSLPWDQLSKLPIPGISNLSKLESAFSSFLPGGSSREERVENVAPQHQAPYQHQQPDRPYQPHGQQPYETHSQPHHPQYYQPPPQQHPGGGYGEPHGGYQSTPYGDQYGHPPPGPGYRPPEHQHHEHHHQSHGHGQGYHGYPGSGYDNRYGSGY; this is encoded by the exons ATGACTCGCAGAATGAGTCCGGGCTTCAACGCCCTCATTGTGGTGGCATTGCTACTGGTTTTGCTACCCGCGCAGGTTCATGCCTTTGGTGCTGGCA ACATCGCTTCTATCTCGGCGGTTGAAGGCAAAAATTGGCGACATGGCGACATCGAAGATATGCTCAAGACTATTGCCTTTATCAAAGGCCACAAGTGGACGTCTACTATGGTCAAGCGCGTTTACTTTGGAAACTGGCTGCGCGATTA CTCTCAGGCAATGGACGTCGGTACCTTGAAGAGCCTTCCTGCCGATACCATCCGCATCCTGGTTTGGatcctttctttcttgagcTTCGGTTATGCGACGGCTGAGTTTGAGGTCACCTCCGAGAGACTCGGAGTATACCGCCCGGAGGAGCATATCGA CAATCCCAAAGACTATGCCGATAATCAGGATGCACGTCAGTACGACTCTCGACTCCGTGGCCCCATCCGCCAAGTTGAACTTGAAATCGACCCACAGACTGGTATGAAGAACTACATCGCGAACGAACGAGGGGACTGGGCTACGAGTACTGCCTACATCAAGTATAGTCTGGCGAGGAGCATCCACTATGGAAGATTGTACACCAGCGGTGGACACCACAAGGGGAAGGAGGAAGACCTTTGTGAGGCTCTGCGATGCCTGGGTCAAGGCCTACATACTCTGGAGGACTTTGCAGCGCACACAAACTACTGTGAACTTGCGCTCCGTGAAATGGGTTTTCGCAATGTGTTTCCGCATACCGGCGCAGCCACCGAAATGAATATCCGTGGTCACCGTGTCTTTCCCCTTGTGACAGGCACCTTTGGTATGGTGGACTTCTTCCATTCCGTGCTTGGAGAGGCTACAGATCACTTCACTCAGTCAGAGGTCAATGAAATGGATATCGCGCTGGGGGATGCTCAGGCGAATTCCTCGGGTGGATCTCTCTCTGCTTTCACCGGGCTGTTGGGCAAAATCCCCGGGACAAAGGACTTGATCGCGGAGGCTGAGGAACTCAAACGTCGCTCTGATGCTCAGCAGTATGCCAATCAACACGGTGGTCAGAGGACGGGATATGCCCACGAGACGTCTCGAGGATTGGATAGTTACGGTTCAGCTGTCGGACGCGACCTGGGAGAATCGCTCAGTAGAGCTTCAGGGCCCAGCCAGCCCTCGACCTCCGGAGGCCCTGCTGGGCCCGGTTTGCCAGGAATGCCAGACTTTGATCCCAAGAAGACTGTGGCCCAGATCTACCCCATTCTTCAGTTCAGAGATAATGTGGTGCGGAAGCTTTCATCGATAATTGAGAAGATTCCGGGTCTAGAGGCACTGGTGGAAAAAGTCACGGAGACCCTGACTATATTCGTGATGTCACTTCTTGCTCCGTTCATCCGtcccatcatcaacgccgcTTCCAATTCGTTGCAAGCTGGTTCGTCAAGCGTCATTGATGCCTCTGGGAAGCACCAATTTGAACCATGGACGAATCCCCATTGCACTGATCCAACCCACTCGATGCTTTCCAAGGATCACttctccaacatcctcaaTGAACCCGCTGGTCGAGTCGCCTCGGCTATCCTCAAGTATGTCGCACCTCGGGTGTTGTACGCCTGGGAGCATCCCGAAGTCCCAGAGCAACAGGTCCTGGACGACTGCCTGTGTGTGTTCCACCATCCAGCTTTGCGCGACATGCATAATGAGGCACACCGGACCATGTTCGAGGCCGTGCAGAATTGGGCTCACTCCAGGCCGGATCGGGGTGCAAGCCTCAATGATATTCTGAGCTCGGAGGGTGTCAGGGCAGGCAAGAACAACGGCGGTGAGGTCGGGCACTCGCATGCCAGTACTGGCTTTGCTGCATTGGGGGGTAACAGGCCTAGCCATGCCGcataccagcagcagcatcctcctcaccagcagccacatccccagcaacagcagtcTTCATCCCTCCCCTGGGACCAGCTCTCAAAGCTCCCCATTCCAGGCATATCCAATTTGAGCAAATTAGAGAGTGCCTTCTCTAGTTTCCTGCCGGGTGGCTCGTCGAGAGAAGAACGTGTTGAGAATGTAGCTCCCCAGCATCAGGCTCCataccagcaccaacagccTGATCGTCCATATCAACCACATGGCCAGCAACCTTATGAAACGCACTCCCAGCCACATCATCCCCAGTACTATCAGCCACCTCCACAGCAGCATCCCGGTGGTGGGTACGGTGAGCCCCATGGGGGCTACCAGAGTACCCCTTATGGAGACCAATATGGCCACCCACCTCCGGGTCCTGGCTACAGGCCCCCGGAACATCAGCACCACGAGCATCATCACCAATCACATGGGCATGGCCAGGGGTATCACGGTTATCCCGGGTCGGGCTATGACAATAGATACGGTTCTGGATATTAA
- the ssn8 gene encoding cyclin-dependent protein serine/threonine kinase regulator SSN8, giving the protein MAANYWASTQRRHWLFTREKLAEIREIFREGDKVAHSQFPLPDQRLLNIYFSQQLIKLGKRMSTRQQALATAQVYIKRFYTKNEIRHTNPYLVLTTAFYLACKMEECPQHIRFVVGEARSLWPEFITPDVSKLGECEFSLISEMNSQLIVHHPYRTLSELQPELSLTSDEVALAWSVINDHYLTDLPLLYAPHVIAVMAIIVAVVFKPNSGNFHGSAAPVLAGAMRDGGMNVLAALGDRTGSGPPLKIQKLINWLAESEVDIKGVIECTQELVSLYEVWEQYSEKTCKELLGRMVKAKNLDK; this is encoded by the exons ATGGCGGCCAATTATTGGGCGTCAACCCAGCGTCGACATTGGCTGTTTACAAGAGAAAAATTGGCGGAGATTCGGGAAATCTTTCGTGAAGGCGATAAAGTTGCTCATTCCCAGTTCCCTCTACCGGACCAGAGACTACTCAATATCTATTTCAGTCAGC AACTTATAAAGCTTGGAAAGCGAATGTCAACTAGACAGCAAGCTCTTGCGACTGCTCAAGTGTATATCAAGCGATTCTATACGAAGAATGAGATCAGGCATACAAATCCGTACCTAGTTCTTACGACTGCCTTCTATCTCGCTTGCAAAATGGAAGAGTGTCCACAACATATCCGTTTTGTTGTCGGTGAAGCCCGGAGCCTCTGGCCAG AATTCATTACCCCGGATGTTTCAAAACTAGGCGAGTGTGAATTTTCCTTGATATCAGAAATGAACTCGCAACTCATTGTGCACCATCCATATCGAACATTATCAGAGCTTCAGCCCGAACTGTCACTCACATCAGATGAGGTTGCTCTTGCATGGTCTGTGATCAATGATCATTACCTGACGGACCTACCTCTCCTATATGCTCCTCATGTCATTGCTGTTATGGCGATCATTGTTGCAGTTGTCTTCAAGCCAAATTCCGGAAATTTCCACGGGTCTGCGGCGCCTGTCCTCGCCGGCGCAATGAGGGATGGTGGAATGAATGTGCTGGCTGCATTAGGAGACCGGACTGGTTCTGGGCCTCCTCTCAAAATTCAGAAACTCATCAATTGGCTTGCTGAGAGTGAAGTTGACATTAAAGGTGTCATTGAGTGCACCCAGGAATTGGTGTCGCTCTATGAAGTTTGGGAGCAGTACAGTGAGAAGACTTGCAAGGAGCTACTTGGGCGGATGGTCAAAGCTAAAAATCTGGACAAATGA
- a CDS encoding DUF4452 domain-containing protein gives MSTFFYGHHQQHHHQGATSHMPSSNNHHNGRSRRGPKMASQNAQRQFRGVKSMRELAEAPAVTAFRARFEAGRSFDLDDDLEFCPGLLTEDDLHSIHSASSDRSSLSSGSPDSSPLQHQIQPVQQVTPSISLSPASSNSFVHSGVNMGFQQPSAVRTRKVIPIVNPNTGMTLTSPPTSISPGAMQNAQRRW, from the exons ATGTCTACTTTCTTCTACGgtcatcaccagcagcatcaccacCAGGGTGCTACTAGCCACATGCCATCATCAAACAACCACCATAACGGCCGCTCTCGCAGAGGGCCCAAGATGGCCTCTCAGAATGCTCAACGTCAATTCCGCGGTGTGAAGAGTATGAGAGAACTTGCCGAAGCCCCTGCTGTGACTGCCTTCCGTGCACGGTTTGAAGCTGGACGGTCTTTCGACCTGGACGACGACCTGGAGTTCTGTCCGGGTCTCCTTACAGAGGACGAT CTACACTCAATTCACTCTGCTTCCTCGGATCGGTCGTCTCTCTCTAGCGGTTCTCCAGACTCATCCCCTCTTCAACACCAGATTCAGCCTGTCCAACAGGTCACGCCATCAATCTCCTTGTCTCCTGCATCTAGCAATTCGTTCGTGCATTCAGGGGTTAACATGGGTTTCCAACAGCCGTCGGCGGTTCGCACTCGCAAAGTCATTCCCATCGTCAACCCTAACACCGGAATGACATTGACCAGCCCGCCCACGTCGATTTCGCCTGGTGCGATGCAGAATGCCCAGCGGCGGTGGTGA